taTACATTAAACTGAATTAAAGATATCACGAATTATTAATCACGAACATGTACACTCGTACGTAGAAGTATGTACCTTTGTGTTTGTTCATtcaacatgtacattgtaggactATATGTAGAACATGACGTCGGACTTGTACTGTGCAGTATACATGCGGTATGTCACATTTTAATGCCAGCGAATCGAATTGATCATGATGCGCTTTGTGATCTCTAAAATGATGTTGTATACAATTGTATAGTACCCGAGTGGATGTGGATGTAATCACGGAGGTGACGTAATCAAGCGGCGAATGGTATTGTGGGTTGAATATATAATCAATGATCATACAGTGTACGTCAATTGTAGTGCACACCTATATATcacatgaaatatatacatgGAGTAGTACTGTACtcgtacaatatatatatgtacaagtTGTATGTACCCTGTATTTTGCTCTTATGAAGATGTCAGTATCCGCCGTAAGCAGCATACTATAGTTACATACAAACTGTAGCACGTTTTATTCTAAACGCGCTGTCGAGACTTTAGACTCTGCTCTCTCACGAGTCACATTACCAATTGGAatactgtatattgtgtttatttGCACCTGTTGGAAGATATATTATGCCGTTTATGATTGTTTTGTACGTCTATCTATACACACTGGTCAAATTAGACTTTTGCTGTTAGAGTGAATGAGCATTGTGTTTGCCCTCTCGTACATGTAGTTACAATATAAATGGCCTTGACCGTAAAACGAAGTCTAGTTGATAAAAACCACgctacatacaattgtagtgtAAATGAGTATATTTCCATCATTCAACCAACACTGTATGAAATCAATACTGAATAATTTTCTAAATATTGTCATCTGTGAAATTCTAGGACCTGTTTCCCTTGTAATCTTCTCCAAATTTCATACAATGAAATGAGACTTGAAAAGCTCAAAGATTGGGATACTGATGTTAGTCTAGAATACTAATACCAGTGATGTGTGtatcaataaaaagaaaataagtcgTGTCAGTAGTtcatgaattgaattaaaagttCTTAgtattgcaactaattgacaaattgccctactgTGTACATCGACGTAAAGTTCTTACTAGTTAAAAGTGAGATGAGTCACGCAAGACTGCAAACATATCAAAGGAATGGTAAAGTtatggttgagatggggcttcagacTTCTACCTCTTTTGTGTTTAGATAATTAAATGGGGAAAAAACTCTTATGCAGCATGATTTCagaacatgtacaattgtaattctttgaggaatttaaagtttatttgatgacaattgaatttgaaatggccgagatatctcAAACAAAGTGATCTAAAAACCGAGTGACACACCTTacattaggattgctttgttttacttttttatgtctcaaccatttcaaaacctattttcatccaataagCTCTGAACTTCTCTTAGAATTCGTATGCtctctaacatttttttatAAGTGCAAGGTTTTTAGCTACTGTATCTTGCAAAAGTTAAGAGCCGAATCACCATCTCAACTAATCAACCAATACCCCTTTAAGTGGGcctacaatttgtacatgtacattatacactgAGGGCTGTTTTCATCCCCGATTTCTCTTAATAACGTTTGCGTAACACatattatgtttgtacatgtaattaGGGTGTTTGCGTCattaaatgatacattgtactactCCCAACTTACAATACAgacacatttattttcttttatgatgatCATGAATACCTTGGTGATACATAAATGCGATTTGTGAATCTCAAAATGAACTATGTTTAAACAAGAGGCTCAAGTTTAAGTACTGGTAGAAGTGATCTGAAATAGAAACGTCAAATGCAAACTTGTCCCCtgcgtacatgtacatttttttttgtagaaaccTGTTTACaataaatgtacaatataccGCATTGTACCATCTTGAAGAGGTCAAAGTTATATGCGTGATAGATTCCCGAAAGTCCTAATATAGACATCCTAGTTTGTTTAGTAAGCAAGCTCCACATGTTACCGACCATCTGTCGTTTATGGCAACTAATGGATTTtagtattaaaaaagaaaatcctcGCAATCTCTTACGATCACgtccttttgttttttaacccggaagttcAAAGACGGAAAGTCAAaaagtttcatcaaactttTGTCAGGGCAAACTTTGTagatcattgttattatcacatGTCTTACTTTGTACACTACAATCATAATCGTAAGCATTTCATCTTTTATATGAATGCATTTAGGAACATACAACTGTATGGCACATCATTGTGCAAAATGGACAATAAAGGGATTGTAGGCAAGTGTGATGCAGACCCCATAAAGCGAGAGTTAGAGATGTTACTTGCACAACAAACCCCTGTTCCCAGCCATCCTCCTTCATAAGGAGTAAAgatactatacatgtacagtacatgtagttgcaaATGTAAATCAGATGTATTTACAACAATTTCGTATTTCATTTGTCTTCCAGACAATTCCGGTTACCATCAACATGACGTCTTCATTCAAGCAGTTTATCACTCAGAAACTGGAGTGCCCGATTTGCTTGAACATCTACAAGGAGCCGAGAACCCTACCCTGCTCTCATACCTTCTGTAAGCGGTGCCTCACGGGCCTCCTGCGATCTCAGCCTGGTAAGGTCAAGCTTCCCTGTCCTGTCTGCAAGCAAGTGACGGCAGTTCCCACAGGGGACGTGAGCCAGTTGCAGGTACACAAGACGCTGAATGCCCTGGTCGACGATGTCCAGAACAAGAGCCAGCTCTGCACCAGCTGCCCGGAAGGGGAGCAGAAACCAGCCGTCTCCTTCTGCCAGGAATGCGACATGGATATGTGTGCGCCATGCGTCAAGGTCCATAGTCAGTGGAAGCGATTCGCCAGCCACAACGTGGTCTCCATGAACGAGATGGTGACGGGGAAGGTAGCCCTGAAGCGACGCCGAAAATGCAAGAAACATCCCGGCGAGGACGAGGAGTGCTTCTGCGCCGACTGTCGCAAGCACGTGTGCTTCCGATGTGGTATGCTAGAGCACGCTCATGCTGGCCACAAAATCCTCGAAGCAGTGGTCCATGAAGAAATTCTCGTGCAGAACATCCAGGATCTGAAGAACAAGTCGACCATCAAGAAGTCAGCGATTAACAAATACATTGATTTTATCCAGAAGCAGCGCCTAAGATTGAAATCCCTGTCCAAGCATCTCAGTGATGACATCGACAAGGCCTACAATGAGTCCATCGAGCACTTGGCTCAAAGGAGGGAACTCCTTCAGGGTAAGGTGACCCGTCGAATCGAGGAGCTAGAGCTAAAGCTTCACGACTTGGAGGACGAATGCAAGGATCGGATCACAAATGTGGATACCATCGAGGAGCTCGTCAGCAATGGCATGAAGATTCCTCTGGAGCAGGAGGCCCTGGCCGCCCACGACTCCATGTGCCAGGAATTGGAGAGGGTCCTTGGACGAGATGGAGAGGAGTTCGACTACGACCACCCTTCCAGCACAGCCAAGGAAGGCGAGCGACTCCGATTTGTCAGAAACGTGGGATCCGGTGAGCTGGACTTAGGACAGATTCGAGAGGCCGAGAGCAGGTGGATGTTGGAGAATGACATCCAACTTCCCGCCAAGGATTGCATGAACGGGATGGCGCCCACTCCAGACGGGATGATGGCCATTGGATCACAGTTCGGCGGCATTCATCTCTTCTCTGCCGACGGTCAGTACGGAACGGCCTTGAATTCCGTAGAAATTCGCGCCATTGCCTGCATGGCCGACGGTCGTTATACCATTCgtgacgacgacaacaacatcCTGCTGTACACGAAACAGCTGTCCAAACTCGGCATCAAGTTCGGCACCCTGACCGACGCAGAGGGCGGCCCAGGCGGACTCACCGTGGACGGTGAGGACAACATCTACGTCAGCTACATGAAGACTATGCACATCCAGGTCTTCCCCGGCTCCGGCGGTCAGGCGATTAGGGACATACCCTGCGACGACCACATGCCCATGCAGCTCTTCGGGATGAAATCCGCCAAGGCTTTGGTGGTGAGGAGCTCCGCCAATTCTGCCCGAGTCATCGACACCTTTGGTCGCACCCTGTACACCATCTCCAAGGATGCAAAGACCATGGCTTACCCCTCAGCATGCGCAGATGGAACCATCCTCATCGCTTGGGTCAAGCATGAAAGCGCACTAGTCACCATCGACCAGTACACCGCCGAGTTGAAGCACACGAAGACCATTGTAGCCGACCAGAAGATCCAGAAACCGCAGAAGCGCAACTGGTACTTCCTCCAAAAGTTCAAGAGTGGAGAGATTGCCTTTTCGACCCCTGATAGACTGTACATCTTCAACAAATTGATGGAGTGAGAGGAGTGAGTACAATCTGGCAATGTATTTTCTTCAAAGTGCCACATGAAATCGCATTTTAAGTATTCATCtttgttactcaaattattcaGCTACTGtacatcgttttttttttttgtgataggTGGACCGCCAATGTTTATGAGCTTTCTATATTTTCCATCTTACAATGTAAGTCCAAATGGGAAGCGATTAAGGAACACAGTTGAACCTGGTTCAAACAGCATATAACGTTTATGTTcagccttattttttttttaatacgcaTATACAATCTTGcagtcagttttgttttgtttggtgtcTTTTAGGAAGAGGTAGATTACTAGAAATCATAATTTTATCTAAGTCGAATGAGTGGGCACAATCACTTTACTCCCGTATTCTGAGTTACTGTCACTCCATAACGGCCCCTCTCCTTTATTACTTCTTTGTTAGGAAACTTAAAGGAGTTTTAAGCAGGCCTGTAAACTGTTGTGACATGTGTTTTTCTGAATATAACAAAACCCAAAGACACAAATGTTTTCAAAGTTTGCCATCGGGCAAGTGTGATGAACAGAATTGTATATGAAGGTACGTGCTTCCAAGTTAGAGGAATAACAATTTTGATGCTACGTTGGCTGAGACGCAACCTTCCGTTATCATTGCATAGCGTACAAGATGCTTCGAAATGAAAGAACACTCTATGCTATACTTACAGCTAATTCCATAGAGCACAATATATAGCATACTGCactttatatatctatatcacGTGCTGTGAGAAAgatatgtaatgtaatgattgaTAGTAAGAAGGTTGTTGTTGCAGTTGATTCCTAGTAAGGTTATCGCTTCATGGATATGTGGACTCTCGTGAAattctcctctctttctctctgattCTCTCTCAAATTTATCAActgcatattatgtgtatgttGATGATTTTATACGAATGTGTATAAGATATTAACCTCTGTACCCGGTGAAGGAATGTATAAAGTAAACGCTGGTTGTGCCTATTGGTGCATTTCAGTCGCAGTGAGTAAATAAACCTTTGTCACCTGGGTGTGTATGTACAGAcgctgaagaagaagaagaaaaaatgagggCATATATTTACCGTCAACCtgaagtcaaatgaaaattACGCGGCTTCACCTTGAACGGATGCCAACTTTTGGGCTATTCTGTCAATGGGGGTCATTTTATAGTATTCCATTCAATTATTGTGAGTGACATCGTACGTGATATGCATTTGTAGATAGTGTAAACAAAATGTGTAAATGTCGCCATGCTTTCGTTTTGTGCATACACAGGCAACTTGTATAGgatttctttttgttggttGTGGGATAGAGAGACTTGAGGGAATGTAATCCTAATTGTATTATAGTTCCGTAAAAAATACAGTACAATGAATAAAAGTTAATGGATGGTGCACGTACATTCCGCAGGTGTTTTCCGTTGAGACAACTGTACATCAGTTCCACTGACTCTTCTGCGTAGGATTTGAAATATTTACAGATGTCAGGTTATGACCGAAATATATCACGTAGACACTAGCTTTTTTTACATGCATTTCGCTTAAAttttacctctttttttttttttttttttttttgcatttcgcTCCAGATAAAAGTGACACCAGACAGTTCAAGGGGGTGTCACACTCTGTACATCATTGATATATTATGTACCAACTTTCAGCACTGTTTCCGTCACCTCATAGAATGTTAACGTGACATGGCAGGACTTCATTGACTGTCAAACCTGAGTTAGCTTAGATATATACATTGCTTACAAGCACCCTGCCAAACGAAGAAGTATTCATGAATTCAGGAGCCCCCTCCCTGTCCCGAATACGATTTCATGCTGCTTATTTGTGTGATTGTATAATAATATAGACTGACCACTTACATGTACAGCACTTTGTATTCGTTATTGTATTATCTTTTGTGAGCCAAAACattttagatttgaaaaaaaaaaacaaacatggtgATATGTAATATGTCTAGTAAAGAGTAAAACGAAGTAAGACAAAAGCTGCTGATATGTACATAGCATAGGGCTTACATTTACGTTTTTGTTCGCAGATATGAGAATGGAGTCCAGAAAAAGATAAGTTGGCTCTACTCTACAAATGGACCTTTTTTATGttcgtaaaaaaaaaggttttattGTCATTCTAAATTAGAGTAATCGGTCCAGGCAGAAATGACGGAGTAAATCCAATGATTTTGGCGTCCATGTGTTACTGTGTTGTCGGCCTATATCGACC
The sequence above is drawn from the Diadema setosum chromosome 19, eeDiaSeto1, whole genome shotgun sequence genome and encodes:
- the LOC140243124 gene encoding uncharacterized protein, which produces MTSSFKQFITQKLECPICLNIYKEPRTLPCSHTFCKRCLTGLLRSQPGKVKLPCPVCKQVTAVPTGDVSQLQVHKTLNALVDDVQNKSQLCTSCPEGEQKPAVSFCQECDMDMCAPCVKVHSQWKRFASHNVVSMNEMVTGKVALKRRRKCKKHPGEDEECFCADCRKHVCFRCGMLEHAHAGHKILEAVVHEEILVQNIQDLKNKSTIKKSAINKYIDFIQKQRLRLKSLSKHLSDDIDKAYNESIEHLAQRRELLQGKVTRRIEELELKLHDLEDECKDRITNVDTIEELVSNGMKIPLEQEALAAHDSMCQELERVLGRDGEEFDYDHPSSTAKEGERLRFVRNVGSGELDLGQIREAESRWMLENDIQLPAKDCMNGMAPTPDGMMAIGSQFGGIHLFSADGQYGTALNSVEIRAIACMADGRYTIRDDDNNILLYTKQLSKLGIKFGTLTDAEGGPGGLTVDGEDNIYVSYMKTMHIQVFPGSGGQAIRDIPCDDHMPMQLFGMKSAKALVVRSSANSARVIDTFGRTLYTISKDAKTMAYPSACADGTILIAWVKHESALVTIDQYTAELKHTKTIVADQKIQKPQKRNWYFLQKFKSGEIAFSTPDRLYIFNKLME